The following are encoded together in the Natator depressus isolate rNatDep1 chromosome 10, rNatDep2.hap1, whole genome shotgun sequence genome:
- the PYGO1 gene encoding pygopus homolog 1, translated as MSAEQEKDPIALKRSRGGDSGLDGLGGPGVQLGSPDKKKRKSNTQGSSFPPPSEYAPPPNPSSDHLVAANPFDDNYNTVSYKPLSSGSPYFSNPGYPGFGGYNTFRMPPHMLPRMSSPYGGSYTLRNQPHPLPQNPVGMGFNRPHAFNFGPQDNTGFGNQPSYNSGQMSQNINMPSQYFRPNPGENFGHIPPQNTSQIPHPDMTSNFGPASNPNFNSQLDSNHSFVPPPNTYNQTKPSAQKQDFSQGAGKTSSQNTATHQHHHRTDDIMNQGSADLKNVNRNSVVNQESNHSHNADNTNSSHANGTQSKSRQPRVTAEGCNSEKSSKTSLHPSRHGHSSSEPVYPCGICTHEVNDDQDAILCEASCQKWFHRICTGMTESAYGLLTAEASAVWGCDTCMAEKDVQLMRTRETAGPPALNTDG; from the exons GTGGTGACAGTGGATTGGATGGGTTAGGAGGACCAGGAGTACAACTTGGAAGCCCAGATAAGAAAAAGCGCAAGTCAAATACACAG GgatcttcctttcctcctccatcTGAATATGCTCCACCGCCGAATCCAAGTTCAGACCACCTTGTAGCAGCTAACCCATTTGATGATAACTATAATACTGTCTCCTATAAACCCTTATCTTCAGGAAGTCCTTATTTCAGCAATCCTGGTTACCCTGGTTTTGGAGGTTATAACACTTTCAGAATGCCACCTCACATGCTGCCCAGAATGTCCTCGCCATATGGTGGTTCTTACACCCTCAGAAACCAGCCACACCCACTTCCTCAGAACCCTGTGGGAATGGGTTTTAATCGACCTCATGCTTTCAACTTTGGTCCACAGGATAACACAGGTTTTGGAAATCAGCCATCTTATAACAGTGGTCAAATGAGTCAAAATATCAATATGCCCAGTCAGTACTTCAGACCAAATCCTGGTGAGAACTTTGGTCACATTCCTCCACAAAATACTAGTCAAATACCACACCCTGACATGACATCTAACTTTGGACCTGCAAGCAATCCAAATTTTAATTCCCAGTTAGATTCAAACCATTCTTTTGTTCCACCACCCAACACCTACAATCAGACAAAACCATCAGCACAAAAGCAAGACTTCAGTCAAGGTGCAGGCAAAACTTCCAGCCAGAACACTGCTACACATCAGCATCACCACAGAACAGATGACATCATGAACCAAGGTAGTGCTGACTTAAAAAACGTTAATCGAAACAGTGTAGTAAATCAAGAGAGCAACCATTCTCATAATGCAGATAACACTAACAGTAGCCATGCTAATGGGACTCAGAGCAAGTCCCGTCAGCCTAGGGTTACAGCTGAAGGATGCAACTCTGAAAAGAGCAGCAAAACATCTCTCCACCCCAGTCGTCATGGTCATTCATCCTCTGAGCCAGTCTATCCATGTGGAATTTGTACACATGAAGTTAATGATGACCAGGATGCCATCTTGTGTGAAGCTTCTTGTCAAAAGTGGTTTCATCGGATTTGCACGGGCATGACTGAGTCAGCTTATGGCCTCCTCACTGCAGAAGCATCAGCAGTATGGGGCTGTGATACTTGCATGGCTGAAAAGGATGTCCAGTTGATGCGTACTAGGGAGACTGCAGGGCCACCCGCATTGAATACTGATGGATGA